TTACAAATGTCTTAGAAGAGAAATGCGCGCACCAAAATCACTCATTTCTTTCAAAGCTCGAGAAGTCCTATTAAAAAAAAGACTCCAGTAAAAATTATCGAATTAGGCCTGCCGCTCTAGGTAGCACCAAACATATTTCCGGTATACAAATAATCAAACCCAAACCCACAAACAAAGCACCCATGTAAGGTACGTAGGTTCTAAAGTGCTGCCCCACAGACAACCCTGCAAACTTTAATGCCATAAGCAAACCCACACCCATGGGCGGCATAAATAAACCAATACCTACTGCAGCTGTTTGAACAATATTAAAGTGAATAGGGTTGATGC
The Actinomycetota bacterium genome window above contains:
- a CDS encoding TRAP transporter large permease subunit, which codes for MLAEILKPLESHHWLFLVATAFITMLFGMILEGLPAAVVLIPVVFPIAEQIGINPIHFNIVQTAAVGIGLFMPPMGVGLLMALKFAGLSVGQHFRTYVPYMGALFVGLGLIICIPEICLVLPRAAGLIR